The following coding sequences are from one Kosakonia sp. H02 window:
- a CDS encoding proline iminopeptidase-family hydrolase, with protein sequence MYTIREGYVPFREYQTWFRVCGDLHNGLTPLVVAHGGPGCTHDYVDSFKDIAETGRAVIHYDQIGNGRSTHLPDKSPDFWQPGLFLDELHHLLQWLEIADDYAMLGQSWGGMLAAEHAVTQPHGLKALIIANSPASMALWLEGAAALRAQLPPDVQETLLSHEAAGTLDSEAYKAATMVFYQRHVCRLDPMPPEVLRTFEALESDPTVYLAMNGPTEFHVIGSMKNWKIIDRLKQVRAPTLLISGRFDEATPQAVQPFKDLISGAKWVIFESSSHMPHVEERPLCIKTVSDFLLATC encoded by the coding sequence ATGTACACCATTCGTGAAGGCTACGTTCCCTTTCGGGAGTACCAGACCTGGTTTCGTGTTTGCGGCGATCTGCATAACGGGCTTACGCCGCTGGTTGTGGCTCATGGCGGGCCTGGCTGCACCCACGATTATGTCGATTCATTTAAAGATATCGCCGAAACCGGACGCGCGGTCATTCATTACGACCAAATCGGAAACGGACGTTCAACGCATTTACCGGACAAAAGCCCCGATTTCTGGCAGCCAGGCCTCTTTCTTGATGAACTTCACCACCTGTTGCAATGGCTGGAGATTGCCGACGACTACGCGATGCTCGGCCAATCCTGGGGCGGGATGCTGGCGGCGGAACATGCGGTCACGCAACCCCATGGCCTGAAAGCGCTGATCATCGCCAATTCACCTGCCTCAATGGCGCTTTGGCTGGAAGGCGCGGCAGCGCTGCGCGCGCAACTTCCGCCGGACGTTCAGGAGACGCTACTGAGCCACGAAGCGGCGGGAACCCTTGATAGTGAAGCCTATAAAGCGGCGACCATGGTGTTTTATCAACGCCATGTTTGCCGTCTTGACCCAATGCCGCCTGAAGTACTCCGCACGTTTGAAGCCCTTGAGTCCGACCCGACGGTTTATCTCGCCATGAATGGCCCGACGGAGTTTCACGTTATCGGCAGTATGAAAAACTGGAAGATTATCGACCGGCTAAAACAAGTGCGTGCTCCCACCCTGTTAATTTCCGGGCGCTTTGATGAAGCCACACCGCAAGCCGTACAACCCTTCAAAGACCTTATTTCTGGCGCAAAATGGGTGATTTTTGAATCCTCCAGCCATATGCCTCATGTCGAAGAGCGGCCGCTGTGTATTAAGACCGTCAGTGACTTTTTATTGGCTACTTGCTGA
- a CDS encoding YnfU family zinc-binding protein: protein MSQRKDAKNRRNYLVKCSCPHCSQHSEHSFSRVQKGAMLMCPHCSKIFHQDKNALAQPTL from the coding sequence ATGTCACAACGCAAAGATGCCAAAAACCGCCGTAATTACCTTGTTAAATGTTCCTGCCCCCACTGCTCCCAACATTCAGAACACAGTTTTTCCCGCGTCCAGAAAGGCGCAATGTTAATGTGTCCGCATTGCAGCAAAATTTTCCATCAGGACAAAAACGCCTTAGCCCAGCCGACTCTCTGA
- a CDS encoding beta-glucoside-specific PTS transporter subunit IIABC codes for MLRCKVLAENILRLVGGESNIATLVHCATRLRFTIVDKRKVKLAELAALDGVITVVNGSEQLQVVIGSRVSEVFHAFNALSAAQEEENSGETQAIDSASFIGRLLDLIAGIFTPLLGVMAAAGILKGLLSMAVAAGWLSSKQSTAVILHAASDSVFYFLPMLLAITCARKFDTNIFIAVAIAGALVYPTVIDLFNTGMPVSLFGLPVAMVKYTGTVMPIIFSVWLMSRLECFLDRHIHENVRAILTPFLLLTLIVPLTWLAIGPVGVAISKIIASLFAVLYNISPVISCALMAAAWPVLVMFGVHWGFVPLFINDISVMGQSFLKAAAGPSIFALGGALLAVMVCTRNKKLRSLAEGTFIATLFGISEPGIYGVTLKLKTPFICAVIAAAFGGAMAGYAKSSAIAMGLPGLLTLPVFFGEGFIGFILGCAVAFLTSLGLTLIVGFDERAVMSASALPVAGKNNVLSGKLSRTKPVSVVAEQIIAPVSGQLISLAEVNDGVFSTGIVGPGFAIIPDDGLVYSPVDGYIASTFSSGHAIGICSNAGAEILIHVGINTVQLAGRYFSMQVKEGDVVKQGQLLLTFDVEAINAAGYDTVTPVIIANSEAWSSLQVSEKPRSRTGDTARRIIPQENSV; via the coding sequence ATGCTCAGGTGCAAAGTGCTCGCAGAAAATATTCTGCGGCTGGTAGGTGGGGAAAGTAACATCGCAACGCTGGTGCATTGTGCGACACGGCTGCGTTTTACCATTGTCGATAAGCGCAAAGTCAAGCTGGCGGAACTCGCGGCGCTGGATGGCGTGATTACTGTGGTGAATGGCAGCGAACAATTGCAGGTGGTGATTGGCAGTCGCGTGTCGGAGGTATTCCACGCCTTTAACGCCCTTTCAGCCGCACAAGAAGAGGAAAATAGCGGCGAGACGCAGGCCATCGACAGTGCTTCCTTCATTGGCCGGTTGCTCGATCTGATTGCCGGAATTTTTACGCCATTGTTAGGCGTAATGGCGGCAGCCGGTATCCTGAAAGGTTTGCTGTCAATGGCAGTCGCTGCCGGGTGGTTAAGCAGCAAACAGAGCACGGCAGTTATTTTGCATGCAGCCTCTGACAGCGTTTTCTACTTCCTGCCGATGTTGCTGGCCATCACCTGCGCGCGTAAATTCGATACCAATATCTTTATTGCCGTCGCGATTGCGGGTGCGCTGGTATATCCCACAGTGATTGATTTGTTCAATACCGGGATGCCGGTGTCGCTTTTTGGCTTGCCGGTAGCAATGGTGAAATATACCGGTACGGTAATGCCGATTATTTTCAGCGTCTGGCTGATGTCGCGCCTTGAATGTTTCCTGGACCGCCATATCCATGAAAATGTCCGCGCCATTCTGACGCCTTTCTTGCTGCTGACGTTAATCGTTCCCCTGACATGGCTGGCGATTGGGCCTGTAGGCGTCGCTATCAGTAAAATTATCGCCTCGCTGTTTGCGGTGCTTTATAACATCAGTCCGGTTATTTCCTGCGCGTTAATGGCCGCCGCCTGGCCGGTACTGGTCATGTTTGGCGTCCACTGGGGATTCGTCCCTCTCTTTATTAATGATATTTCCGTTATGGGGCAAAGTTTCCTGAAAGCCGCCGCCGGGCCATCGATATTTGCTCTGGGCGGCGCGCTGCTGGCGGTAATGGTATGTACAAGGAATAAAAAATTGCGATCGCTGGCAGAGGGCACTTTTATTGCCACGCTGTTTGGCATTAGCGAACCGGGTATATATGGTGTGACATTAAAACTCAAAACACCGTTTATCTGCGCCGTTATTGCCGCAGCATTTGGTGGTGCGATGGCGGGCTACGCGAAAAGTTCAGCTATCGCAATGGGATTGCCCGGCCTGCTGACATTGCCGGTTTTTTTTGGCGAAGGGTTTATCGGTTTTATTCTCGGATGTGCAGTCGCGTTTTTGACCAGTCTGGGATTAACCCTAATTGTTGGATTTGATGAGCGCGCTGTGATGTCTGCATCAGCACTGCCTGTTGCCGGGAAAAATAATGTCCTTAGCGGTAAATTATCAAGGACGAAACCGGTTTCGGTCGTTGCAGAACAAATTATCGCCCCGGTTTCCGGGCAACTGATTTCGCTTGCCGAAGTCAATGACGGCGTTTTTTCGACGGGCATTGTTGGGCCTGGTTTTGCGATTATTCCAGATGATGGCCTGGTTTATTCACCGGTGGATGGCTATATTGCGAGCACATTTTCCAGTGGGCATGCGATAGGCATTTGTTCAAACGCGGGCGCGGAGATCTTAATTCATGTCGGTATTAATACCGTGCAACTGGCTGGGCGGTATTTTTCTATGCAGGTGAAGGAAGGGGATGTTGTGAAACAAGGTCAGTTATTGCTGACGTTTGATGTTGAAGCGATCAACGCTGCGGGTTATGACACGGTAACGCCGGTTATCATCGCAAATAGTGAGGCGTGGAGCTCATTACAGGTGAGTGAAAAACCCCGCTCGCGTACTGGCGATACTGCGCGGCGCATAATTCCACAAGAAAATAGTGTGTAG
- a CDS encoding ABC transporter ATP-binding protein, with the protein MTLLTVSQLTITRAPTIALVDNVSFQLNAGEMLGLVGESGSGKTVTCRALMRLLPGEQLAITGGEVHFAGRDILTLSDAQMSAVRGREIGMIFQNPASHLNPVMTIGEQIAESRRRHFGASRRQAWEDAKELLRQVGIPDPHTRVHNYPHEFSGGMRQRAMIAVALAPEPALLIADEPTTALDVTVQMQILRLLSSLRQQLGLAVIMITHDLGVVAQTCDRIAVMYGGRLCEVGAKREVLAQPLHPYTRGLIDCQPASEGGQGRLMTINGQPPMAGSFPPGCRFHPRCPRASDACQHQPALRAGRDSLAHAAACHHALQPLTQREG; encoded by the coding sequence ATGACGTTGCTGACAGTCTCGCAACTGACCATTACCCGTGCGCCAACTATTGCGCTGGTCGATAACGTCTCATTTCAATTGAACGCTGGCGAAATGCTGGGTCTGGTGGGCGAAAGCGGCTCCGGGAAAACGGTGACATGCCGGGCGTTGATGCGCCTGTTGCCGGGCGAGCAACTCGCCATTACCGGTGGCGAAGTGCATTTTGCCGGGCGGGATATTTTGACGCTGAGCGATGCGCAGATGTCGGCGGTGCGCGGGCGGGAAATCGGCATGATTTTTCAGAACCCGGCCAGCCACCTCAACCCGGTAATGACCATTGGCGAACAGATTGCTGAAAGCCGCCGCCGCCATTTCGGCGCCAGCCGCCGCCAGGCATGGGAAGACGCCAAAGAACTGCTGCGCCAGGTCGGTATTCCCGATCCACACACCCGCGTGCATAACTATCCCCATGAGTTCTCCGGCGGGATGCGCCAGCGGGCCATGATCGCCGTGGCGCTGGCGCCGGAACCGGCGTTACTGATTGCCGATGAACCGACCACCGCGCTGGATGTCACCGTGCAGATGCAGATCCTGCGTTTGCTGAGCTCCCTGCGCCAGCAACTGGGCCTGGCGGTTATTATGATCACCCACGATCTCGGCGTGGTGGCGCAAACCTGCGATCGCATTGCGGTGATGTACGGCGGGCGGCTGTGCGAAGTGGGGGCTAAACGCGAAGTACTGGCGCAACCGCTGCACCCTTACACGCGCGGGCTGATTGATTGCCAGCCTGCAAGCGAAGGCGGGCAGGGGCGGCTTATGACCATCAACGGGCAGCCGCCGATGGCGGGCAGCTTCCCGCCGGGTTGCCGCTTTCACCCCCGTTGTCCACGCGCCAGCGACGCCTGTCAGCACCAGCCCGCGCTGCGTGCCGGACGCGACAGCCTGGCGCATGCGGCGGCCTGTCATCATGCTTTACAGCCACTTACGCAGCGGGAGGGCTAA
- a CDS encoding ABC transporter permease translates to MSAIGVLTQLRRRAIPRHHALTAGMVIVGIWLFIALFVPWLAPFDPVTQDASASLLPPGSTHLFGTDNFGRDIFSRVLWGARVDLQICLLGVIFPFLLGTTLGALSGYPGGAVDATIMRLIDIVLAFPFLVLMLAIIAILGPGLGSFYIAMAMVGWVSYARLVRAQVLSLKQRDFILAARSLGYGHLRILFRHLLPNALTGAVVFSMSDCVLVLLNGAAVSYLGLGVQPPTAEWGVMVAEGQSFITTAWWITTFPGLAIVLLAMGFSLLADGLGDKLGAHV, encoded by the coding sequence ATGAGCGCCATCGGTGTGTTAACACAGTTACGCCGCCGGGCGATCCCGCGCCATCACGCGCTCACAGCTGGCATGGTGATTGTCGGCATCTGGCTGTTTATCGCGCTTTTTGTGCCGTGGCTGGCGCCGTTTGATCCGGTCACCCAGGATGCCAGCGCCAGCCTGTTACCGCCGGGCAGCACGCATCTTTTTGGCACCGACAATTTCGGTCGCGATATCTTCTCCCGCGTGCTGTGGGGCGCGCGGGTGGATCTGCAAATCTGCCTGCTGGGGGTTATCTTTCCGTTTCTGCTTGGCACCACGCTGGGCGCACTGTCGGGCTATCCTGGCGGCGCGGTGGATGCAACGATCATGCGCCTTATCGACATTGTGCTGGCGTTCCCTTTTCTCGTGCTGATGCTGGCGATCATCGCCATTCTCGGGCCGGGGCTCGGCAGCTTTTATATTGCAATGGCGATGGTCGGCTGGGTCTCTTATGCCCGGCTGGTGCGCGCCCAGGTGCTGAGCCTTAAGCAGCGGGATTTTATTCTGGCGGCGCGCAGCCTCGGTTACGGGCACCTGCGTATTCTGTTTCGCCATCTGCTGCCCAACGCATTAACCGGCGCAGTGGTGTTTTCGATGTCTGATTGCGTGCTGGTGCTGCTTAACGGCGCGGCGGTGAGCTACCTCGGGCTTGGCGTGCAGCCGCCCACCGCCGAGTGGGGCGTGATGGTGGCAGAAGGGCAAAGTTTTATTACCACCGCCTGGTGGATAACCACCTTTCCGGGGCTGGCGATTGTGTTGCTGGCGATGGGATTTAGCCTGCTGGCCGATGGCCTGGGCGACAAACTGGGAGCGCATGTATGA
- a CDS encoding LuxR family transcriptional regulator yields the protein MLIDIEHPGAANAARLTVAFAGLFSQTQALGFDAVIYDYTPVPRSLEGELITPSVLKMRNVPDDMQRLWCERGYYQVDPVQHFALESCAPFFWSYQRPNSSALEGRLDENARQVTHYMRDHNMPCGATVPLHLPHGGFVTLTGIVDSQRRARDISETLAQLTFLAHRFQESAFPLFDPAMLTCHHVKLSNRERECLAWSAEGLTAKEIARKLHRSVATVTLHLNTAAKKLGACNRVQAVVRAMHYHLLDS from the coding sequence ATGCTTATTGACATTGAACACCCTGGTGCTGCCAATGCCGCCAGGCTTACCGTTGCGTTTGCCGGGCTATTTTCACAGACGCAGGCGCTCGGTTTTGATGCTGTCATTTATGACTATACGCCCGTACCGCGCTCGCTGGAGGGGGAGCTCATCACGCCCTCGGTATTAAAGATGCGCAACGTCCCGGATGATATGCAGCGTTTGTGGTGCGAGCGCGGTTATTATCAGGTTGATCCGGTACAGCACTTCGCCCTGGAGAGTTGCGCGCCGTTTTTCTGGTCTTATCAACGCCCGAACAGCAGCGCGCTGGAAGGCAGACTGGATGAGAACGCCCGGCAAGTGACTCATTATATGCGCGATCACAATATGCCCTGCGGTGCGACGGTTCCGCTCCATCTGCCGCACGGCGGGTTTGTCACGCTGACCGGCATTGTCGACAGCCAGCGGCGTGCGCGGGATATCAGCGAAACGCTGGCGCAGTTAACGTTTCTTGCCCACCGTTTTCAGGAGTCCGCTTTTCCGCTGTTCGACCCGGCGATGCTCACCTGTCACCACGTCAAACTGAGCAACCGCGAGCGCGAATGTCTGGCGTGGTCGGCCGAAGGGCTGACGGCAAAAGAGATTGCCCGTAAACTGCACCGTTCAGTTGCCACCGTGACATTGCACTTGAATACGGCGGCGAAAAAGCTCGGCGCGTGCAACCGCGTACAGGCCGTGGTGCGGGCGATGCATTACCATTTGCTGGACAGTTAA
- a CDS encoding H-NS family nucleoid-associated regulatory protein: protein MSEALKSLNNIRTLRVQAREVTLETLEEMLEKLSVVVEERREEESSLRKEQEEKEAKLAAFRQKLLDEGIDPTELLSSLKGQATKSKSVRAPRPAKYKYIDEDGTEKSWTGQGRTPKVIAKALEDGKKLEDFAI from the coding sequence ATGTCAGAAGCACTTAAATCGCTAAATAACATTCGCACCCTGCGAGTTCAGGCTCGTGAAGTTACACTCGAAACCCTCGAAGAAATGCTTGAGAAATTGTCCGTGGTTGTAGAAGAACGCCGCGAAGAAGAATCTTCTTTACGTAAAGAACAAGAAGAGAAAGAAGCCAAGCTGGCGGCATTTCGTCAAAAACTGCTGGATGAAGGTATCGACCCAACCGAACTTTTGTCCTCTTTAAAAGGCCAGGCGACGAAATCCAAATCCGTTCGCGCGCCGCGTCCTGCTAAATATAAGTATATTGACGAAGATGGCACAGAAAAAAGCTGGACTGGCCAGGGCCGCACACCAAAAGTGATTGCTAAGGCACTGGAAGACGGAAAGAAACTGGAAGATTTCGCCATCTAA
- a CDS encoding NADH:flavin oxidoreductase/NADH oxidase yields MSKLFSEVSIGRVALDNRIVIAPMCQYSAEAGKATAWHRIHLGNLALSGAGLLIIEATAVEPEGRITPEDLGLWDDATEEALRVVLDDIRRYAPVKIGIQLGHAGRKASTRAPWLGGQQLALEEGGWQTLSASAQAYAPGERPPHAMTAEDLARVKQRFVDSALRAVKLGIEVIEIHAAHGYLLHQFLSPLSNQRDDEYGGSLENRLRFTVEVFRAVREAVPDSVAVGIRISATDWVDGGWDVEQSAALTEKIEAAGGDYVHVSSGGLSPLQSINVKAGYQVPFAKALRQRTKMPVIAVGLITEPEHAESILEQGDADLIALARGVLYDPRWPWHAAAALQGAVNVPVQYRRAEPHGVKGTVK; encoded by the coding sequence ATGAGCAAATTATTTTCAGAAGTAAGCATTGGGCGCGTGGCGCTGGATAACCGTATTGTGATTGCGCCAATGTGCCAGTACTCCGCCGAGGCGGGGAAAGCAACGGCCTGGCATCGCATTCATTTAGGCAACCTGGCGCTGTCGGGTGCTGGTTTGCTGATCATTGAAGCTACGGCAGTTGAACCGGAGGGGCGCATCACCCCGGAGGATTTGGGGTTATGGGATGATGCCACCGAAGAGGCGCTGCGCGTGGTGCTGGATGATATTCGTCGCTATGCGCCGGTCAAAATCGGTATTCAGTTAGGCCACGCCGGGCGCAAAGCCTCCACCCGCGCACCGTGGCTTGGCGGGCAACAACTTGCTCTGGAAGAGGGGGGTTGGCAAACCCTTTCTGCTTCCGCGCAGGCTTACGCTCCCGGAGAACGTCCGCCTCATGCCATGACCGCAGAGGATCTGGCGCGGGTAAAACAGCGCTTTGTCGACAGCGCCCTGCGTGCGGTGAAACTGGGCATTGAAGTTATCGAAATTCACGCCGCGCATGGCTACCTGCTGCATCAGTTCCTTTCACCGCTCTCAAACCAGCGTGATGATGAGTATGGCGGCAGCCTTGAAAACCGCCTGCGTTTCACCGTTGAGGTGTTCCGCGCGGTGCGTGAAGCCGTGCCGGATTCTGTAGCGGTCGGTATTCGTATCTCTGCGACCGACTGGGTAGACGGCGGCTGGGACGTGGAGCAATCGGCAGCGCTGACGGAAAAAATCGAAGCGGCAGGCGGCGATTATGTCCACGTGTCCAGCGGCGGGCTTTCACCGTTGCAGAGCATTAACGTGAAGGCGGGTTATCAGGTGCCGTTTGCGAAGGCGCTGCGTCAGCGCACGAAAATGCCGGTCATTGCCGTGGGGTTAATTACTGAACCTGAACATGCCGAGTCGATTTTAGAGCAGGGCGACGCAGATCTTATTGCGCTGGCGCGCGGTGTGCTTTATGACCCGCGCTGGCCGTGGCATGCGGCAGCGGCGTTGCAGGGTGCGGTGAACGTGCCGGTACAGTATCGTCGCGCTGAGCCGCACGGTGTGAAAGGTACGGTTAAGTAA
- a CDS encoding Hsp20 family protein has translation MALKTLSALPGFSDSIFADRFNRIDSLFSQLTGNAPVAALPAYDLKKVDANNYLLNVSVPGWKEDELEIETVGGNLHISGKRDESESQDEQGWIYKGIRRSDFRLSFSLPEHAKVSNAKLESGLLQVTIYQEIPESEKPRKIAIENTQKVIEHQA, from the coding sequence ATGGCACTCAAAACCTTGTCAGCTCTGCCTGGTTTTTCTGATTCCATTTTTGCTGACCGTTTTAATCGCATCGATTCGCTGTTCAGCCAATTAACGGGTAACGCACCTGTCGCCGCATTACCTGCATACGATCTGAAAAAAGTCGATGCAAATAACTATTTGTTAAATGTCAGCGTACCTGGATGGAAAGAAGATGAGCTCGAAATAGAGACCGTCGGCGGGAACCTGCATATTTCCGGTAAACGCGATGAAAGCGAGTCGCAGGACGAGCAAGGCTGGATCTACAAAGGCATACGTCGTTCGGATTTCCGTCTGAGTTTTTCGCTCCCTGAACATGCCAAAGTCAGCAATGCAAAACTGGAGAGCGGGCTTTTACAGGTCACCATTTATCAGGAAATTCCTGAGAGTGAAAAACCGCGCAAAATTGCCATTGAGAATACGCAGAAAGTGATTGAGCATCAGGCTTAA
- a CDS encoding ABC transporter permease: MHRYRFLLFRPLQLLPVLLGISIITFAMVRAIPGDPARILLGVRSTPAALARIRAQFGLDEPLWIQYGYFLRNLLQGELGKSIVYRVDTVKLIGSRLEPTLWLVLGSVILAILFTVPLASLAARQRGRIADQLIRLFTTAGLGFPAFWLGIMMIIVFSVVLGWFPVSGYGSDFTDQLHHMVLPCLTVALALSAVLIRNLRASLLMEMRSDYVIAARARGQRENRIFWRHVLPNSLVPTLNLLAVNIGWLIGSTVVIESVFAIPGLGQLLVKAIFSRDYMVVQGVVLVFALATVAVNLLADVLTVALDPRVKL, encoded by the coding sequence ATGCACCGTTACCGTTTTCTCTTATTCCGACCATTACAACTTCTGCCGGTACTGTTGGGGATAAGCATCATTACTTTCGCGATGGTACGGGCGATCCCCGGCGATCCGGCGCGCATTCTTTTAGGCGTGCGCAGTACTCCGGCGGCACTGGCGCGGATCCGTGCGCAGTTCGGACTGGATGAACCTTTATGGATACAGTATGGTTATTTTTTGCGCAACTTATTGCAGGGCGAATTAGGAAAATCCATAGTCTACCGTGTTGATACCGTGAAGTTGATCGGCTCACGCCTGGAACCCACCCTCTGGCTGGTGCTGGGAAGTGTGATACTGGCGATCCTTTTCACCGTGCCGCTGGCTTCCCTGGCCGCGCGTCAACGTGGGCGCATCGCCGATCAGCTTATTCGCCTGTTCACCACCGCCGGGCTGGGTTTCCCCGCCTTCTGGCTGGGCATCATGATGATTATTGTCTTCAGCGTGGTGCTGGGCTGGTTCCCGGTTTCCGGTTACGGCAGTGATTTTACCGACCAGTTGCACCATATGGTGTTGCCGTGTTTGACGGTCGCGCTGGCGCTGTCGGCGGTGCTTATTCGCAACCTGCGCGCCAGCCTGCTGATGGAGATGCGAAGCGATTATGTCATCGCCGCCAGAGCGCGCGGGCAGCGGGAAAACCGCATTTTCTGGCGTCATGTTTTGCCTAATTCCCTGGTGCCGACGCTGAATCTGCTGGCGGTGAATATCGGCTGGCTGATTGGCAGCACGGTGGTCATTGAGAGCGTATTCGCCATTCCGGGTCTCGGGCAGTTGCTGGTGAAAGCCATTTTCAGCCGCGATTACATGGTGGTGCAGGGCGTCGTACTGGTGTTTGCCCTTGCAACCGTTGCCGTCAACCTGCTGGCCGATGTCTTAACGGTCGCACTCGATCCGAGGGTGAAACTATGA
- the ascB gene encoding 6-phospho-beta-glucosidase, protein MKMAFPEGFLWGGSIAANQVEGAWNQGGKGISTADMQPQGIHGAILGREGLSSAIRDVAIDFYHRFPQDIKLFAEMGFTVLRTSIAWARIYPNGDETEPNEEGLAFYDRLFDEMAHYGIQPLITLSHYEMPYGLVKNYDGWGGRKVIDLFERYARTVFTRYRHKVKYWLTFNEINMALHAPFTGIGLMGERSKQEIYQAIHHQLVASARAVKACHEIIPDAKIGSMLLGGIRYPISCKPDDVLQAQQANREWLFFGDVQAQGDYPAWISRYFRENGISLAVTVQDRIDLKETVDFISFSYYMSGCAAAQPELYQNSRANILRMIPNPYLESSAWGWQIDPQGLRFLLNELHDRYKKPLFIVENGLGAKDTPAVDGSIQDDYRIQYLHAHLVQVREAIEDGVNLLGYTAWGPIDLVSAGTAQMSKRYGFIYVDRDDAGNGTLTRQRKKSFYWYRDVINSNGASLSEPL, encoded by the coding sequence ATGAAAATGGCATTTCCGGAAGGTTTTTTATGGGGCGGTTCTATTGCCGCTAACCAGGTTGAAGGGGCATGGAATCAAGGTGGAAAAGGTATTTCTACCGCTGACATGCAACCGCAGGGGATCCATGGCGCTATTCTTGGGCGCGAGGGACTCAGCAGCGCTATCAGGGATGTTGCAATCGATTTTTATCACCGCTTTCCGCAGGATATAAAACTGTTCGCTGAAATGGGATTTACCGTGCTGCGCACTTCCATTGCCTGGGCGCGAATATACCCGAACGGCGATGAAACAGAACCGAACGAAGAGGGCCTGGCATTCTACGACCGCCTGTTCGATGAAATGGCGCATTACGGTATTCAACCGCTGATTACGCTCTCGCATTATGAAATGCCGTATGGGCTGGTGAAAAATTATGACGGCTGGGGCGGGCGGAAAGTGATCGACCTGTTCGAACGCTATGCCCGCACGGTGTTCACCCGTTATCGCCACAAAGTGAAATACTGGCTCACCTTTAATGAGATCAATATGGCATTACACGCGCCATTCACCGGAATTGGGCTGATGGGGGAGCGCAGTAAACAGGAGATTTATCAGGCGATCCACCATCAGTTAGTCGCCAGCGCCCGGGCGGTGAAAGCCTGCCATGAGATTATCCCTGACGCGAAGATCGGCAGTATGCTTCTGGGCGGGATCCGCTATCCCATCAGTTGTAAACCGGACGATGTGCTCCAGGCACAGCAGGCAAACCGTGAATGGCTATTCTTTGGCGATGTTCAGGCACAAGGCGATTATCCGGCGTGGATTTCGCGCTATTTTCGCGAAAACGGTATCTCACTGGCGGTGACCGTGCAGGACAGAATCGATCTTAAAGAGACTGTCGATTTTATCTCCTTCAGTTACTACATGAGCGGCTGCGCCGCTGCGCAACCTGAGCTGTACCAAAATTCGCGTGCCAATATCCTGCGTATGATCCCCAACCCCTATCTGGAAAGTTCCGCCTGGGGCTGGCAGATCGATCCGCAGGGTTTGCGTTTTCTGCTCAATGAATTGCATGACCGTTATAAGAAGCCGTTGTTTATTGTTGAGAACGGTTTAGGCGCGAAAGACACGCCGGCGGTGGATGGCTCTATCCAGGATGACTACCGGATCCAGTATCTGCACGCGCATCTGGTGCAGGTGCGGGAAGCGATTGAAGATGGCGTCAACCTGCTGGGTTATACCGCCTGGGGGCCCATCGATTTGGTCAGTGCCGGAACGGCGCAAATGTCGAAACGCTACGGTTTTATCTATGTCGACCGCGACGACGCAGGCAACGGAACCCTCACGCGACAGCGCAAAAAAAGCTTTTACTGGTATCGCGATGTCATCAACAGCAACGGTGCCAGCCTGAGCGAACCGCTCTGA